In one Populus nigra chromosome 12, ddPopNigr1.1, whole genome shotgun sequence genomic region, the following are encoded:
- the LOC133668900 gene encoding reticulon-like protein B6 yields MEDPMDGFDSQLLKEIEDHDNNEKFDSSSETEIDEYIMLHSTHKNHLFGRQKPLHLVLGGEKHANIILWRNTQISTRIFAGVTVTWFLFECIGYHLLTLVCHFLILSSTTVFLWSSLASYINVSPPKLPEVTLPDELFVNFLLLLRGIINRAFTSFQDVASGKDLKKFLKVIAVLWVLSVIGSWFSFLTLLYLLFVMLMTAPMLYEKNEDAVDIYAEKLWFEVKKQSAVLNENVLQKLPIFGSEKHHKQH; encoded by the exons ATGGAAGATCCAATGGATGGGTTTGATTCACAGTTGCTCAAAGAGATCGAGGACCATGATAACAATGAGAAATTTGACTCGTCTTCTGAAACTGAGATTGATGAGTACATCATGCTGCATTCGACCCATAAGAATCACCTCTTTGGACGCCAGAAGCCTCTTCACTTGGTTCTTGGCGGTGAAAAAC ATGCCAATATCATACTGTGGCGAAACACGCAGATCTCAACACGCATTTTTGCCGGTGTCACAGTCACATGGTTTCTGTTTGAGTGCATAGGTTATCACTTGCTTACTTTGGTTTGCCACTTTCTTATTCTGTCATCGACAACGGTCTTCCTGTGGTCCAGTTTAGCCTCCTACATCAATGT GTCGCCCCCAAAACTCCCCGAGGTAACCCTGCCGGATGAACTGTTCGTGAATTTCCTTCTTTTGCTTAGGGGCATCATCAACCGCGCATTTACATCCTTCCAGGATGTAGCTTCTGGGAAGGATTTGAAGAAGTTTCTTAAG GTGATTGCGGTTCTGTGGGTTCTCTCTGTTATAGGAAGCTGGTTCAGTTTTTTGACTTTGTTATACCTAT TGTTTGTAATGCTAATGACAGCGCCAATGCTGTATGAGAAAAATGAAGATGCTGTGGACATTTATGCTGAGAAGTTGTGGTTTGAAGTGAAGAAGCAGTCTGCTGTCTTGAATGAAAATGTTCTGCAAAAGCTCCCAATCTTTGGTTCCGAGAAGCATCATAAGCAGCATTAA